The genomic DNA ACATTGTGAATAATAAATGGCAGATCCCAACACAGAGCACGATTGGTATTGTGGATGGTTATGAATACGGAGATGAATTTATGACACTTGTAGAGAAACTGAAACTACACGTTATTACCGTTAATAGTCAGCGCCAATTGATCAATTTGCTATTAGTGGGCAGAATTGATACTGCGATTATGTATGATCTTGTCGCTGATGTTTACATCAACCAGATGGGTGTTAGCCGTGATATAAAAGCAAAATTTAACAATCATACCAGTGAAATATTTGTCGCGTTTTCTAAACATAATCCACAAGCAAAGCACCTTAGCCAATTACTCGATAAAGGACTGCTCACGTTACAAAAACAAGGCAAGTATCATCAACTGCTTCTGCCCTCAAATAATTAACCACAATACAATGAATAACATAAGGTCATAGTGTAATGAGCCATGTCTCTGTAGAGCCCAAATACAGTCCAGTTCACTCTTTTGCGGTACAAATTTATTATGAAGACACCGACTTTTCTGGTGTAGTGTACCATCCTAATTTTTTAAAGTATTTCGAACGCGCACGTGAACATGTCATTGGTGCGGATGTGCTTAGTCAACTTTGGCAGCAACAACAATTAGGTTTTGCTGTTTATCGCAGCGATATGTTATGTCACGATGGGGTTGAATTTGCAGAAATTATTGATGTTCGTACTCAATTTTATTTTGAAAGTAAGTATCGTACAGTGTGGAAACAGCAAATATGGCGTCCCAATGCCAAAAAGCCTGCGGTAACGGCAACCGTTGAAATGGTCTGCATGAACCAGAAGCGTCAACTTGCGCCTATGCCTGCAGAATTAATCGCCCATTTATCGTTGGGATCTTAGTCTTAGCATGGTCACCTAAAACGTTTCAATGTCGCCTTAAAGACCATTATGTTATGGGTGTTTAATTTGCGGATGATTAAGTTGCGAATAATTAAGTTGCGGATAAATGTGTTCAAACTCACTGGCAGTGAAAGGTTTCGCAAAGTAATCACCTTGAATCGTATCCACCCCAAAAAGATGTAACGTCTCTAAGACTGACTTAGATTCCACCCCTTCAACCGTCACTTCAAAACCTAAATTTTTAGCGAGATCGATACTGGTCTTAACAATTTGTTTCGCGGCTTTGGACGTTTCAAATTCATCTAAAAAGGCTTTATCAATTTTCACTTCATCTACGGGTAAATGACGTAAATAAGCCAAAGAAGAATGGCCGGTACCAAAGTCATCAATGGCCAATTTAACCCCGATATCTCGCAATTGATTTAAGGTCATAATAGTTTGTTCTAGTGATATCATTAAGGCGCTTTCGGTGATTTCAATCGTAATGGATTCGGCAGGAACCAGATACTGGGATAGTTTTGTGCCGACATCGACTGCCAAATTGGGATTATCTAAATCAGTTGATGACAAATTAAGCGCAACATTAACGTAAATCCCCATATTTCGCCATTTGGCTTGTTGAGCTAACACGTTATCCAGCACCCAAGGACTCAGAATATCAATCATTCCGGTTTGTTCCGCTAATGGAATAAATTCACTCGGTGAAATTAGTCCTAAGCTTTCATGCTGCCAACGGATCAATGCTTCTACCTGCTTACATTGGCCACTTTTTATATCTAATTTTGGTTGAAAAACCATAAATAATTGATCTTGCTTTAATCCTTTAGGCAAGCCATTAATGATTAGCAATTCTCGGTATTGCGCTTTATCATCATCCTGATCATAAAAAGCAATCGGCTGCTTTAATGCTTTGGCTTTCTTCAGGGCTAAATCTAAGCGGCGAAGCATCAAACTCGCATCCGCATGATGTTCACTTAATGACAACACCCCTAATTGCATTTTGATACTGATGGGCTGCTGTTCAATTTCAAATGGTCTTTGTAAGTCATTTTTTATGGTGAGCAACTGCTCGATAGTCAAGGGTTGGTGATAAAACAACAGAAACTCATTACCGTTCATCCGCGCAATAAACTGTGCTTTGCAATTAAGGCTATCGATCCGCTTTGCAAATGCTTTAAGCAGTTTGTCACCAAATAAAAAACCAAATAAATCATTCACAAAACGAAATTGGTGAATATCCACCAGCACCAGCATGCCTTCTGAAATCGGCATTCTAGCCAGCATTTTTCGTTTAAAACCGACACGATTGGCTAATCCGGTTAACTTATCCCGTTCGGTAATAAACAGGCTTGATTGATGTAAATCATGAAGAACGTTAATGAGCGGTTTTAACGATTTAGAAGAAGAGTCTATATTAAATGAATCTTGGTTAAGCAACCTGAGTTCAAGCGAGTGAGTTAATCGCTGAATAAATCGATGTTGGCGCCAATAAATAAATGCAACAATGCACAGCATAACTGCAATAATAAATAACATTGTTATCAGTAAATAATTCATCATGTTACAGTTTCAGTCTTGTGGTTTTTAGACATTAAACAGCATTGTATTTGGATAGTGTTCATTCTGGTATTGGCTCAAAGAGTAATATCCATAAAAAATATCCATTAATAATGGCTATTCGTAGCTTTGCTTAATTGAATGATACATCTCAATAAATTCATCACTGGCTAGATCTTCTGGTGTCACAGGTAACCCGCGCTCGGCAAACACCCCTAACCTTCCCTCTAAGTCTTCACCGGCACGAAGTTCACCCGTGTAGAATGCTGCGGATCGAATAAAATCAAGGTAAGTGACCGTGTTAGGCAGGTAGTGAAGATCAGACCAACGTTCAACCACTTCCATTACCTCTGGGGCAAAGTCCCATGTTTTTAATACAGCACGGCCAATCGGCCCCTGCATTTTACGCACTAAACTGCGTAAATCGTCAATTCGACTAAACAGTTCAGGTTGAGCTTCTGCTTCGGTTAATACCGGTAATGCACCAATATTATGCACTAAGCCCGCAAGGGTTAACGTATCACGATTTAATTTTTTAGTGGGATGACGCTTATTATACATTTCGAGCATGGCACAGGATGAAGCGGTGACCTCAATCGAGGTTTTCCATACTTCATCCATGACTTCCCACACCATTTCGTTAGTGGAGATAAATAACTGCTCCATGGCAACAGAAGTGGTAATAGATTTTATTTGCACTAAGCCAATACGGCTAACCGCAGCATTGATACTTTCCGCTTTGTTACCCCGTGAATACAAGGCACTGTTAGCCACTTTAATAATTCGAGCTGAGATAGCGGCATCTTGACCAATAATATCTGCGACTTGTTTAAGACTTGAATCTTGACGAGACACGACTTCTTGAACGCGCATGGCCACTTCTGGCAATGTCGGTAGCACTAAAGCATCATCTTTAAGCTTCTTTAATAGTCCAACCAAGAGTTGATGTTCCGTCGACATGGAGTCTCCATAAATATATAGTCAATAATGTTGTGATTATATACCCAAACCGATAACGTTTGCGATTACTCAACAAGCTAGAACTTAATTAATTGTCCACTGTTGTGCCAATTAATCGCTTAAATATTGCCTTTGTCATACTAAAAAGACAACCGACATCACAAATACCAAGGCTATATTTGTCCGCGCTAATATCCTTAAGTAAGCTTCCGACCTTGAGTTATGCAATATCCCATTAGGTCGAGAAAAACCATGTTTAAACCTGAATTATTATCTCCCGCTGGTACGCTTAAAAATATGCGTTACGCCTTTGCTTATGGTGCCGATGCCGTTTACGCAGGTCAACCTCGTTATAGCTTACGAGTCAGAAATAATGATTTCAAAATGGAAACGCTCGCCACCGGTATAGAAGAGGCTCATGCCCTTGGCAAAAAATTGTATGTTGTGAGTAATATTGCACCTCACAATGCCAAGCTAAAAACCTATATTAAAGACATGCAACCTGTCATTGCGATGAAGCCTGACGCCGTTATTATGTCAGACCCAGGGCTCATCATGATGGTCCGCGAGGCCTTTCCTGAGCAAGTGATTCACTTATCGGTTCAAGCTAACGCGATTAACTGGGCGTCAGTTAAATTCTGGCAACAGCAAGGCATTAAACGGGTAATTTTGTCTCGTGAATTGTCACTGGATGAAATTGAAGAAATTCGTCAACGTTGTCCCGATATTGAATTAGAAGTATTTGTTCACGGTGCACTTTGCATGGCGTATTCTGGCCGTTGTTTACTCTCTGGTTACATGAATAAACGCGACCCAAACCAAGGAACCTGTACTAATTCCTGTCGATGGAAATACGATGTGCACCAAGCACAGCAAACTGAGACCGGTGATATCATCCCTGTCGCCCCCACGGTACAGTTTGAATCGCCAACATTAGGTTCTGGCCAACCCAGTAGCGACATTGTCCTATTGCAAGAAGCCGGTCGACCTGGCGAGTATATGCCAGCGTTTGAAGATGAGCATGGCACCTACATCATGAACTCAAAAGATTTACGCGCTATTCAACATGTGGATCGCTTAACCCGAATGGGCGTGGATTCATTAAAAATTGAAGGCCGTACCAAATCTTTTTACTATGTCGCGCGCACGGCGCAATTATACCGCCAAGCCATTGAAGATGCGGCTGCTGGCAAAGATTTTGATCGAACCTTGATGAGCAACCTTGAAGGCTTAGCGCATCGCGGTTATACCGAAGGATTTTTACGTCGCCATGTCCATGACGAATATCAAAATTACCAATATGGTCACTCTGTCAGTGATAGCCAGCAATTTGTCGGTGAGTTTACCGGGCAACGAAATGCTCAAGGATTAGCTGAAATTGACGTTAAAAATAAATTTTCCGTCGGTGACAGTGTTGAAGTAATGACAACCGAAGGTAATTTTGTTATCACTATTGAATCGTTACTTAATCGCAAAGGCGAGTCAATCGATTCCGCGTTAGGCTCGGGGCACTTCGTGTTTCTAGCGCTGCCAGTGGATATTAATGTAAACAAAGCGATGTTAATGCGTAACCTACCTGAAGGGTTAGATACGCGAAACCCTCATCAACCCGGTTAACTTAAGGTTTTTATGGCATTAATCATTGACGATAGCTGCATCAATTGTGACATGTGCGAACCCGAATGCCCTAATGAGGCGATCACTATGGGTGAAGAGGTGTATGAAATTGATCCCGCATTGTGCACTGAATGCGTCGGGCATTACGACAAGCCGACTTGTGTATCGGTTTGTCCCATTGATTGTATTGATCCCGACCCAGAACATATAGAGTCACAAGATGCGCTATTAATAAAATACGCAGCAATCACGGGCAAACTGGCAGATTAACACCGGCAAGGACTATGTTGAACCTATGCCACCGACAGTCATTACCTTTAACGAAACGACTGTACATTCAACAATAGAGAGCGCTGCGCCATAAATAAAGACCTCTCTAACAGATAATGACCAATGCTATTGGATGATCTAGGCAACCCATGTCAAAGATTAGGAAACGAGATGAGGACATTAACCGTCAAGCAGACAACGCGGGCGACAAAACGTTAACCGCACCTTTTCTTAACACCTCCATATTAATAATGGCTTATCCACGATGGCGACATCAATAATGGCGACAGAGGGTTTTATTCGCCAATCGGAGTTAACGACAAAACGTTAACCGCACGATTTCTTAATACCTCCGTATTAATTATGGCTTATCAGCAATGGCGACAGAGGGTTTTATTCGCCAATCTAAGCTGACGACAAAACGTTAATCGTACCCTTTCTTAACACCTCCGTATTAATGATGGCTTATCAGCAATAGTGGCAGAGGGTTTTATTCGCCAACCTCAGCTGACGACAAAACGTTAACCGCACCCTTTCTTAACACCTCCGTATTAATTATGGCTTATCAGCAATAGTGGCAGAGGGTTTTATTAGTCAACCTCAGCTGACGACAAAACGTTAACCGCACCCTTTCTTAACACCTCCGTATTAATTATGGCTTATCAGCAATAGTGGCAGAGGGTTTTATTAGTCAACCTCAGCTGACGACAAAACGTTAACCGCACCCTTTCTTAACACCTCCGTATTAATTATGGCTTATCAGCGATGGCGACCTTGAGTATGCATTGACAGATTATCGCGCCGAGAGGATATTTCTGGGAATAGTGGCGCTTGGATGTATGCCTTTGAGGCAACAAAAAATCGACGTTCGCCAGATTGTCAAAGCCCTTGGCACCACCAACATAATCCCAATACATTGGATGACTTTGCCATTGACCTCACTGATGCGATCGATGAGCTTGGCCTTAGTTAAGCTTGAAAGTCTATGGCCTTCTTACTTCACCGATTCAGCGACAACCAGGGGCTTTCAATCGAACTTATCACCCGCTCAGACAACATAATCTGCCTTCAAACGACGGTGATTAGTTATTCGATAATGTATGTAAACCCTTAAATAGTTATACGGAAAACTATCAAATATGGTAGTTCAGGTAAATATGCTAGTTAGGTATTTGGTAGTTTAGCAGTTGATATTATTCAAGCATATAAAAATAGCATTTAATATCAATGAATTAGTTTAGTTTCGGTCCGATATTCATTCTGGCATACTCGTTGCAAATACCTCAATAGAACGGACAACCAGTCCGAAAGTAGTAACAATCTTGTTACTACTTAATTTAACATTCCTTATAAGGGAAATAATGATGATCATGCTTAAAAAAAATTTGAACAAATTACTGTTGCCATTAGTTATTGGTGGTTTATTTGCTGGAAATGCAATGGCTGCTGGCCCAACTGCAGTTAATCTTAAAAGCGCAGGTTCATTCACTATTTTGAGTCAAACAGGTATTACTGATGTTTATCGTTCTGCCATTGTTGGTGATGTCGGCACTAGCCCTATCACAGGTGCGGCGCTACTACTTAACTGTAATGAAGTGACCGGCGCTATTTACACGGTTGACACTGCGGGCCCAGCTCCTTGCGCGATAAATTCAGCAAGCTACCTAGAATTGGCTGTGGGTGACATGGGATTTGCCTATGATGACGCCGCAGGACGTGTTTCAGTGGATTTCAATGAACTTGGTGCCGGCGAAATCGGCGGCCTAACTATGGTTCCTGGTCTTTACAAATGGTCTTCAGACCTTAATATCAGTAAAGATGTCACCCTTTCTGGCGGCCCAAATGATGTCTGGATTATGCAGGTGGCAGGTAATCTTAATCAGGCTAATGCAATGAACGTGACATTAGCGGGTGGCGCACTAGCCAAAAACATTTTCTGGCAGGTCGCAGGCTCGGTAACGCTAGGAACGAACTCACATTTTGAAGGTATCGTGCTGAGTAAAACGATGATTGCCGTAAATACCGGCACCTCTATCAACGGTCGATTATTAGCTCAAACGGCAGTGACTTTACAACAAAATGCCATTACTCAGCCTGCTGAATAAGTAGCAAGTAAGAGGGGGGAGATGTTAGGTAAATATTTTCCCCTACTAGTCAATTTAACAGGATTACAAGCTCAGCTCTGTAATCCTGTTTTTTTGGTTTATTCCATTGGTTTTTATAACTTTTATAATTATTTTGAAGCAAAAAAATGGTGGTA from Shewanella psychromarinicola includes the following:
- a CDS encoding acyl-CoA thioesterase, which translates into the protein MSHVSVEPKYSPVHSFAVQIYYEDTDFSGVVYHPNFLKYFERAREHVIGADVLSQLWQQQQLGFAVYRSDMLCHDGVEFAEIIDVRTQFYFESKYRTVWKQQIWRPNAKKPAVTATVEMVCMNQKRQLAPMPAELIAHLSLGS
- a CDS encoding putative bifunctional diguanylate cyclase/phosphodiesterase translates to MLFIIAVMLCIVAFIYWRQHRFIQRLTHSLELRLLNQDSFNIDSSSKSLKPLINVLHDLHQSSLFITERDKLTGLANRVGFKRKMLARMPISEGMLVLVDIHQFRFVNDLFGFLFGDKLLKAFAKRIDSLNCKAQFIARMNGNEFLLFYHQPLTIEQLLTIKNDLQRPFEIEQQPISIKMQLGVLSLSEHHADASLMLRRLDLALKKAKALKQPIAFYDQDDDKAQYRELLIINGLPKGLKQDQLFMVFQPKLDIKSGQCKQVEALIRWQHESLGLISPSEFIPLAEQTGMIDILSPWVLDNVLAQQAKWRNMGIYVNVALNLSSTDLDNPNLAVDVGTKLSQYLVPAESITIEITESALMISLEQTIMTLNQLRDIGVKLAIDDFGTGHSSLAYLRHLPVDEVKIDKAFLDEFETSKAAKQIVKTSIDLAKNLGFEVTVEGVESKSVLETLHLFGVDTIQGDYFAKPFTASEFEHIYPQLNYSQLNHPQIKHP
- a CDS encoding HDOD domain-containing protein; its protein translation is MSTEHQLLVGLLKKLKDDALVLPTLPEVAMRVQEVVSRQDSSLKQVADIIGQDAAISARIIKVANSALYSRGNKAESINAAVSRIGLVQIKSITTSVAMEQLFISTNEMVWEVMDEVWKTSIEVTASSCAMLEMYNKRHPTKKLNRDTLTLAGLVHNIGALPVLTEAEAQPELFSRIDDLRSLVRKMQGPIGRAVLKTWDFAPEVMEVVERWSDLHYLPNTVTYLDFIRSAAFYTGELRAGEDLEGRLGVFAERGLPVTPEDLASDEFIEMYHSIKQSYE
- the trhP gene encoding prephenate-dependent tRNA uridine(34) hydroxylase TrhP; the protein is MFKPELLSPAGTLKNMRYAFAYGADAVYAGQPRYSLRVRNNDFKMETLATGIEEAHALGKKLYVVSNIAPHNAKLKTYIKDMQPVIAMKPDAVIMSDPGLIMMVREAFPEQVIHLSVQANAINWASVKFWQQQGIKRVILSRELSLDEIEEIRQRCPDIELEVFVHGALCMAYSGRCLLSGYMNKRDPNQGTCTNSCRWKYDVHQAQQTETGDIIPVAPTVQFESPTLGSGQPSSDIVLLQEAGRPGEYMPAFEDEHGTYIMNSKDLRAIQHVDRLTRMGVDSLKIEGRTKSFYYVARTAQLYRQAIEDAAAGKDFDRTLMSNLEGLAHRGYTEGFLRRHVHDEYQNYQYGHSVSDSQQFVGEFTGQRNAQGLAEIDVKNKFSVGDSVEVMTTEGNFVITIESLLNRKGESIDSALGSGHFVFLALPVDINVNKAMLMRNLPEGLDTRNPHQPG
- a CDS encoding YfhL family 4Fe-4S dicluster ferredoxin, with protein sequence MALIIDDSCINCDMCEPECPNEAITMGEEVYEIDPALCTECVGHYDKPTCVSVCPIDCIDPDPEHIESQDALLIKYAAITGKLAD
- a CDS encoding ice-binding family protein yields the protein MLKKNLNKLLLPLVIGGLFAGNAMAAGPTAVNLKSAGSFTILSQTGITDVYRSAIVGDVGTSPITGAALLLNCNEVTGAIYTVDTAGPAPCAINSASYLELAVGDMGFAYDDAAGRVSVDFNELGAGEIGGLTMVPGLYKWSSDLNISKDVTLSGGPNDVWIMQVAGNLNQANAMNVTLAGGALAKNIFWQVAGSVTLGTNSHFEGIVLSKTMIAVNTGTSINGRLLAQTAVTLQQNAITQPAE